GCATGCGATCCCTCCCCGGCGGCCTGCCCCGGGAAAAGAGACAGAACGTGAACAACGCTACCAATTTAGGTGTAACGGATCATTTCGCACGAAACAATCCGTGAACGTCTCAAATTATCTGATGGGACTATCGCAATGGTTGATACATCAGGCAGCGTACAGCCTGTGCCTCAGCGATGGTCCCGTCGCTGTTCGCGCTTCAGAAAGTCGACAAAGGCGCGCAACGGCGCCGGCATGTGCTTGCGGCTTGCATAATAGAGTAGCGGGCCGGAAAAGCTCGTCGTCCACGCCTGAAGGATCGGCACCAGGCGCCCTGCGGCAACCGCAGGCGCGATGAACTCCTCGAAGGTCCGGATCACGCCAAGACCGTCGATGGCCGCCCCGAGTTCGAGATCGATCGTATTGGCGGTGACGACGGCCGGCGGCGCGATCGTCAGCGCCGCCTCGCCCTCGCCGAACTCCCAGGGAAGCGAGAAGCCGCTGGCGAAACGGTGGCGAATGCAGGCGTGTTCAAGCAATTCGCGCGGATGGCCGGGCACACCGCGCCTGGCGAGATAGTCCGGTGCCGCGGCCGTAACGTAACGCTGGCGGCTCGGCCCGATCGGGATGGCGATCATGTCACGCTCGACGCGTTCCTCGTAGCGGACGCCGGCGTCGAAGCCCGCGGCGAGGACATCGACGAAGCCGTCCTCCGCCGTCACCTCCAGCGAAATTGCCGGGTGCTCGCGCAGGAACCGGCCGATGATCGGTGGTAGTATTTCGCGGGCGACGATGGTCGGAACGTTCAGTTTCAGCGTTCCCGCCGGACTGTCGCGCATCTCGTTAACCTGATCGAGCGCGCCGGCGATCTCGCCGAGCGCCGACGTCAACCGGTCGAGCAACCGCGTACCCGCCTCCGTCAGGGTCACGCTGCGGGTCGTGCGGTTGAGCAAGCGCACCTGCAGCTTCGCTTCGAGGCGGCGGAGCGCCTCGCTCAGCGCCGAGGCGGAGACTCCGCGCTTCTTCGCAGCCGCGCGGAAGCTGCGGGCTGCTGCGACAGCAGTGAAGGCATCGAGATCGGCAAGCGGCAAATCGTTCATTGTGCGGAATTTCATACAAGTCGTTCGATTGAGATCGGATTATCGCACGGCGCCGAACGAAGTAAACAGGACACAGGGCAAGCGGCCGGCTGTTTTTCGGCCTTGTCGAAGGAGAACGAAGATGGATTACGTTTCACTCGGAAAGACCGGTCCCTCGGTTTCGGCGCTCGGCCTCGGCTGCATGGGCATGTCCGGCATGTACGGCCCCTCGGACCGGGCCGAAAGCATTGCCACGATCCATGCCGCGCTGGAGGCCGGCATCACGCTGCTCGACACCGGCGATTTCTACGGCATGGGTCACAACGAGATGCTGATCGGCGAGGCGCTGAAAGGTGGCAAGCGAGACAAGGCGCTGCTGAGCGTAAAGTTCGGGGCGTTGCGCGATGCCGCCGGCAACTGGTCCGGCTACGATTGCCGGCCCAAGGCCGTTCGCAACTTTCTCGCCTACACGCTGCAGCGGCTCGGCGTTGACCATATCGATGTCTACCGCCCTGCCCGCCTCGACCCGGATGTGCCGATCGAGGACACCATTGGCGCAATCGCCGATCTGGTGAAGGCCGGTTACGTCAAGCACATCGGCCTCTCGGAAGTTGGGTCCGAGACCATCCGGCGTGCGGCGGCCGTGCATCCGATCGTCGATCTGCAGATCGAGTATTCGCTGATTTCACGCGGGATCGAGGACCAGATCCTGCCGACCTGCCGCGAACTCGGTATCGGCATCACCGCCTACGGCGTGCTTTCACGCGGGCTGATCAGTGGCCACTGGCAGAAAGGTGCGGCCGCCAAGGGCGACTTCCGCGCCATGAGCCCACGGTTTCAGGAAGGCAATATCGACCGGAACCTCGCCCTCGTCGATGCTTTGAGACAGATCGCCGACGGCAAGGGCGTGTCGGTGGCGCAGATCGCGATCGCCTGGGTGGCGGCCAAGGGCAAGGACATCATACCGCTCGTCGGCGCACGGCGGCGCGATCGGCTGGCGGAGGCGCTGGCGTCACGCGATGTGTATCTCAGCGCAGATGATCTGGCGGTGATCGAACAGGCGGTACCGAAGAATGCGGCAGCCGGGGCGCGCTATCCGCAGGCCCAGCTCGCCCATATGGACAGCGAGCGCTAAGCCACAAACGAAAGGGCCGGCTGTCGAGCCGGCCCTTTCGTTGATTCCGGTTGAAAGAAATCAGACCGCGCCCGAGAACGTGTCGCAAGCCGTCATCTTGCCGCTGTCGAAGCCGCGCTTGAACCAGCGCATGCGCTGTTCGGACGTGCCGTGGTTGAAGCTTTCGGGAACGACATAGCCCTGCATGCGCTTTTGCAGCGTGTCGTCGCCGATCTGCGTGGCGGCATTCAGCGCCTCTTCAAGATCGCCCTGTTCAAGCAGGCCCTTCTGCTGGGTGTACTTGCCCCAGACGCCGGCGAAGCAATCCGCCTGCAGCTCGACTCGCACCGACATCTGGTTGGCTTCGGTCTCGCTCATCGACTGGCGCATCTGGTTGAACTTCGGCAGCACGCCGATCAGGTTCTGGACATGGTGGCCAACCTCGTGTGCGACCACATAGGCCTGGGCGAAATCGCCGGCCGCATCGAACTTCTGCGCGAGTTCGTCGAAGAAGCTCATATCGAGATAAACCTTGCGGTCGCCAGGGCAATAGAACGGCCCGGAGGCGGCCGAAGCAAAGCCGCAAGCAGAGCGCACCTGGCCACGGAAGAGCACCATCTTCGGCTCTTCATACTGCTGGCCGTTCGCCTGGAAGATGCCGTTCCAGGTGTCTTCGGTCTCGGCAAGCACCGTCGCCATGAACTGCTTCATTTCCTCTTCCTGAGCCGTGCCCTGCGGCGCTGGCGAGCCGTCGCTCTGCTCGAAGCCCGGCATCTGCACTTGGCCACCGCCGCCTTCCAGCACCTGCAGCATGTCGATGCC
The nucleotide sequence above comes from Ensifer sp. PDNC004. Encoded proteins:
- a CDS encoding LysR family transcriptional regulator; the encoded protein is MNDLPLADLDAFTAVAAARSFRAAAKKRGVSASALSEALRRLEAKLQVRLLNRTTRSVTLTEAGTRLLDRLTSALGEIAGALDQVNEMRDSPAGTLKLNVPTIVAREILPPIIGRFLREHPAISLEVTAEDGFVDVLAAGFDAGVRYEERVERDMIAIPIGPSRQRYVTAAAPDYLARRGVPGHPRELLEHACIRHRFASGFSLPWEFGEGEAALTIAPPAVVTANTIDLELGAAIDGLGVIRTFEEFIAPAVAAGRLVPILQAWTTSFSGPLLYYASRKHMPAPLRAFVDFLKREQRRDHR
- a CDS encoding aldo/keto reductase — its product is MDYVSLGKTGPSVSALGLGCMGMSGMYGPSDRAESIATIHAALEAGITLLDTGDFYGMGHNEMLIGEALKGGKRDKALLSVKFGALRDAAGNWSGYDCRPKAVRNFLAYTLQRLGVDHIDVYRPARLDPDVPIEDTIGAIADLVKAGYVKHIGLSEVGSETIRRAAAVHPIVDLQIEYSLISRGIEDQILPTCRELGIGITAYGVLSRGLISGHWQKGAAAKGDFRAMSPRFQEGNIDRNLALVDALRQIADGKGVSVAQIAIAWVAAKGKDIIPLVGARRRDRLAEALASRDVYLSADDLAVIEQAVPKNAAAGARYPQAQLAHMDSER
- a CDS encoding neutral zinc metallopeptidase; the protein is MEWKGRRQSDNIEDQRGASPGGGNPFGRGGGFRMPTGGGGMRRAGGGMSFGTIIFLVVLYFILKAMGIDMLQVLEGGGGQVQMPGFEQSDGSPAPQGTAQEEEMKQFMATVLAETEDTWNGIFQANGQQYEEPKMVLFRGQVRSACGFASAASGPFYCPGDRKVYLDMSFFDELAQKFDAAGDFAQAYVVAHEVGHHVQNLIGVLPKFNQMRQSMSETEANQMSVRVELQADCFAGVWGKYTQQKGLLEQGDLEEALNAATQIGDDTLQKRMQGYVVPESFNHGTSEQRMRWFKRGFDSGKMTACDTFSGAV